CCGTACCCGGTGCTGTGGGCGTCCACCCGGCCCGTGGGGGCAGACGGTGGCGACGACGCCCCGCCCTTCGGCGAGGTGCTGACCCTGCACGAAGGAGCCTGACCATGCGCATCGAATGGCGCATCGACAAGCAGCGCGGCAACCTGCGCCCCGTGCTGCGTTACACCGTGTCCCTTGAACCGCACGAAAAGGCGCTGGGCGTGCCCCCGGTGCGGGTGCAGTCCACCATCCCCGAACCGCCCGATTCGTGGCGGCCCCACTGCTACCCCGGCGAAAGCGAACGCGCGGGCGAGGCCCCCAGGGGCGTCTACGTGCTGGATGCCCCCTCGCACGCGGGGCGCGAGGCGGAAACCACGCTGCGCCTGCCGTGGCGCGAGGACAACGAGTACCCCGAGGTGGAGGCGTCGTTCGCGCTGCTGCGCGACGCCTGCGAGGCGCAACTGACCAGCGCCCACGCCAGCGAGCCCATGAACCTGCGCGGCGAACTGCGCGCCACGGAATCCATGCGCCGCCACGTGGCCCCGGCGGTGGTGGCCGAGCGGTTGTTGCGGCTGGCCAGGTAGCCACGTTGTCTTTTCGCCCGTTGGCGGGCATGCGCCGGGTGCGGAAGCCGACTACTCCAGCCCCAGTTCCTTGCGCTTGCGCCACAGGGTCACGGTGGTGATGCCCAGGATGGCGGCGGCGCGCTCCATGTTGCGTTCCGTGGCCAGCACCCGGCGGATGTGCGCCTCTTCCAGTTCGCGCAGGGTGGGCAGGCGCGCGTCGTCCCCGTCGTCGCGTTGCGACAGGCCGCCCGCGCCCAGCGGGGGCAGCCCGGCGGCGGCGCGCACCGCGTCGGGCAGGTCGGCCAGCCCCGGCTGCCGCCCGGCGGCCAGCAGGGCCATGCGCTCCATGGCGTTGCGCAATTCGCGCACGTTGCCCGGCCAGCGGTGGGCCAGCAGGGCATGCAGCACCGCTGGCGGCAGGGGGGCAAGGCCCTCGCCCGATGCAACGGCGTCGTGCGCCCCTTCCGATCCCGTATCCACCCCCAGCCGCACCGACGCCGTGCGGAACAGCCGGGCCGCCAGCGGCGCGATGTCGTCGGGCCGGTCGCGCAGGGGCGGCACCACGCACTCGAACACGTTCAGCCGGTAGTACAGGTCTTCACGGAACGCGCCTTCGCGGCACAGCCGGGCAAGGTCGCGGTTGGTGGCGGCGATGATGCGCACGTCCAGCCGCAGGGGGCGGGTGCCGCCCACCCGTTCGATGACCCGGTCCTCCAGAAAGCGCAGCAGTTTGGCCTGCGACGCGGGCGACAGCTCGCCCACCTCGTCCAGGAACAGCGTGCCGCCCTCGGCCAGTTCGAACTTGCCCGCGTGGTCGCGCACCGCGCCGGTGAACGCCCCGCGCACGTGGCCGAACACCTCCGATTCGAACAACGATTCCGCCAGCGCGGTGCAGGTCACCTCCACGAAGGGGCGGCCCGCCCGCGCAGAGCGGGCATGGATGGCCCGCGCCAGCGCGGTCTTGCCGGTGCCCGTCTCTCCGGTCAGCAGCACCGTGGCCTCGCTGGGGGCAATGCGTTCCACCAGCGTCTGCAAGGCCAGCGTGGCCGGGGCGGTAAGCCCAGCGAACCAGTCACCGCCCGCGCCTGCGGCATCCGATGCGCCCGCCGCCCGCAACCGGGCGTTTTCGCGGCGCAAGGCCACCACCGTGGCCACCTTGCCCACCAGATGCTCCAGCTGTTCCACGGAAAAGGGCTTGGGCAGGTAGTCGAAGGCCCCGGCCTTGATGGCGGCCACGGCGTTCTCGAACGAGGCGAAGGCGGTCATGACCACGCACAGCGCGTCCGGGAGCAGCGCGCGGACTTCACGCACCAGGTCGATGCCCGATGCCCCTTCCATGCGCACGTCGGTCAGCACGAGGTCGGCGGGGTGTCCGGCCAGCAGGGCCAGCGCCTCTTCCGCGCTGGCCGCCGTGCGCACCGGGCATCCGGCGGCGGACAGGGCCAGGCGCAGGGTGGTCAGGATGCCGGAGTCGTCGTCCACCACCAGCACGTCCAGCGGGGTGCGGGCGTGCTCGTTGCCGGGGGCCGGGGCGGCGGCTGGGGCGGCTTGTGGTTGCGGTGCGGAGGGCATGGCGTCCTTCATGGGGCTTGGGAGGATTGCGGATGTGGCGGGCCTTTCCGGCATCATCCGATGTCCGGGGCGGAACGGTTCGCCGTTGTGGTGTCATCGGCCATGTCAGTGCTCGTGTCCATGCCCGATTCGTCCTCCTGGCCGTTGCGGGGCGGTAGCGGCAGGGTCACGGTGAAGCGCGAGCCGCGTTCCTCGCGCCGTTCATAGGCAATGTGCCCGCCGTGGGCATCCACGATGGAGCGGGTGATGGCAAGGCCCAGGCCATACAGGCCGCCGCGCGCGCCCGCCGCCGGGCCGTGGGCGAAGGGCTGGAACAGGCGCGCCTGCACGGCTTCCGGCAGGCCCGCGCCTTCGTCCTCCACCTCGATGACCGCGCGGCCCTGATGCTCGGTCACCCGCACCCGCACCTCGCCATCCGTGGGGCTGGCGCGCAGGGCGTTGGCCACCAGGTTGGAGACCACCCAGGCGAAGCGTTCCGCGTCCAGACGCACTTTCACGGGGGCCTCGCGGGCATCCACGGCCAGGCGCACCCCGGTTTCGCGGGCCAGCAGCACGAAGGGCGTCAGCCAGCGGTCCAGCAGGGCGGGCAGGTCCGCCTCGTCCCGCGTCAGGTGCAGGGCGGAAGGGGTCATGCGGGCAATGTCCATGAATTGCTGGGCAAGGGTGCGCAGGCGGGCGGCGTCCTCGTGCACGGTTTCCACCAGCAGTCGGCCCTCGGCGTCCAGAGTGTCCTTGCGCCGGTCCAGCAGGTCCGCCGCAAGGCACAGCGACTGCATGGGGGTCTTCAGTTCGTGCGACACCCAGTCCATCATTTCCGAGCGCAGCCCCTCGCGCCGCCGGGCCTCGGTGACGTCGCCCAGCAGGAAGACCTGCCCGACTATGGATGTGGGGGGAGTGGGGGAAGCGGGATATGCGGGAGGCATGGGGGAATGGAACGGCACGGAGGACGCGGACGGGAAGGATGAGCGCGGTGTCTGGCTGGTGCTTCCTGCCTCCGCCAGCCCGTGGGCGTCGCCGCCGACCTCCGAGAGCCCATGTGCGCCACCGCCGACCTCCGACAGCCCGTGGGCGTCACCGCCGACCTCCGAGAGCCCGTGGGCGTCGCCGCCCACGAGATCCCGCCGCCGGGCCACGAACACCCGCTCCTCGCCGCCTTCGGTCAGGGGCACGTCGCGCTTGCCGTGCAGGCTGGCGTCCAGCGCCCCGCGCAGGGCCAGGTAGTTGGGCGCGGCGGTGGAAAGGTCGGCCCAGGGCATGCCCAGCACCTGTTCGCGCGCAAGCCCCAGCAGCGGCAGCATCCGTTCGCTGACGTGGGCCACCGTGCCCGCGCCGTCCAGCACCAGGATGGCGTCGTCCGCCGATTCCAGAATGACCTCCAGCTTGCGCTTTTCCGCCGTCAGACTGCCCACGTTCAGGGCGTCCAGTTCGCTCAGGCGTCCCCACAGCCGCACCAGTTCGTCGAACAGCACGCGCACCTCCAGCGTCTGGGGCGGGGGCAGGTGCAGCGGCGCGCCCAGCCGGGGGCGCTCCTTGAAAACTTCCGCCGCCCGGCGCAACGGGTGCGAGACGCGGGCCGCGATACTGTCGGCCAGCAGCACCGCCCATAGCGTGCCCGCCAGAAACAGCGCCGCCGCGCCCATCACGGTGGCGTCGCGCAGCAGGGTGTTGCGGTCCAGCCGCCGGAACATGCCGCGCTCGTTCACTTCCACCAGCGCGGCAAGGGTGGCGCGCAGCCCCGCGTGGGCCGCATCCACCGCGACGGGGGCATCGGGGGCGGGGGAAGGGGGTGCCCCTGTGGCCACCCGGCGGAACTCGACCCAGGCGGCGCGGATGTCCGCCAGGGCCTGCGGTTCATCCGGTTCGGTGATGTTGCGTTCCGCCCGGTCCAGCGCGGCCTCGAAGGCGGCGGCCCAGCCCGCGCCGTCCCGTTCCGGGTACTGGTCGGCAAAGCGCAGGCCGTTCATGGCCGTTTCCATCTCGCGCACCCAGGCGATGGAATCGTAGTTCATGCGCACCAGCAGGTTGGGCATGCGCCCGGCGGCAAACACCGCGCCCACCAGCACGATGCCCAGCACCCCGAACAGCCCCACCAGCCGCAGGAAGTCGCGCCGGATGCGCTTTTGCAGGGTGGGCAGCGTAGTGGCGCGTGGCCCGGCGTGGGCGGCGGATTCCGGCCCGTAGGGCGTGCGGGGGCCGTGCGGCCCCTGCCGTGAGTCGGGGGTGTTCCTGCCGGAATGGCCCCCGCCGGAAGCATCAGGACCGGAAGCATTCGGGCCAGACGCATCCGCAGACGCACCCGCGGGCCCATCCGTGAAGGACGCATACGGGCTGGCGCTCATGGGGCCTCCCGGGGGGTGGTGTTGACGATGTGCACGTCCACCCCCACCGCCTCGTGCAGAAAGTCGAGAATGAACGAGCCGCGCAGCCGCTCGCGCAGGGGCGACAGGCGCGACTTGCCGAACACCGCGTGGCGCACGTTGCGCTCGCTGGCGAAGTTCACCAGCGCCTCGGGCACGTCGTGCCCTTCCAGTTGCACCACTTCCGCCCCCAGCAGGGCGGCCAGGCGCAGGTTGTTCTGCAGCACGCGCTGCAACCCCGCGTCGATGCGCACCGGGGTTTCGCTGGGGCGGCGCACGTACACCACGTAGCACGGCGAGCCGAACTGGCTGGCCATGCGCATGCCCCGGCGGATCAGGGTTTCCGCGTCGGTGGGGTCGGAACTCAGGGCCACCATCACCGCCTCCACGGCGTCTCCGGCGGCCTCGCGCGACAACAGGCCCTGCTCGGTGATCTTGCGCACCTGGTCGCCCGATGCCTCGCGCAGGCACAGTTCGCGCAGCAGCGACAGGTTCTGGTAGGTGAAAAAGCCCATCAGCGCCCGCTCGGCCTGCTCCGGCCCGTAGATCTTGCCCAGGCGCAACCGCTCGCGCAGTTCCTCCTTGGTCACGTCCACGTTCACCACCTGATCGGCGCGGTGCAGCACCGCGTCGGGCAGCCGTTCGCGCACCGGGATGCCGGTCACCGTCTCCACCCGCTCGGCCACCGATTCCAGGTGCTGCACGTTGAGCGTGGTGATGACGTTGATGCCCGCCTCCATGATCTCCAGCACGTCGCGGTAACGCTTGGGGTTGGGCGACCCTGCGGCGTTGGTGTGGGCCAGTTCGTCCACCAGCGCCACCTGCGGGCGGCGGGCCAGCACGGCGGGCACGTCCACCTCGGGAAACAGGGCGTCGCCCACCCGGCACATGCGCGGGGGCACCACCTCCAGCCCGTCCATGAGGGCGGCGGTTTCCGGGCGGCGGTGGGGCTCCACGTAGCCGATGGCCACGTCGAACCCGGCCTGACGCAGCCGGTGCCCTTCCTGGAGCATGGCGTAGGTCTTGCCCACCCCCGCCGCGTAGCCAAGGTAGACCTTCAGCGAGCCCTGTCGCTTGCGGGCCAGCAGTTCCGCGAAACCTTCCATGTTTCCTCCTGGTGCATGACGGCCTTTTGCCCACCGGCGGCGTCAGATGCGCCTTTTACTCCGGTCACGCACATTAGAGTGCGCTCGCCTTCGTAAAAGACGCATCTTCCTTGCCGGTGAACAAAACTCCTGTCATGCACGGCGCGCGAGTGCCTGCGGGCAGTCGGTCCATGTGGGGAGCGACCGGACTGGCCAATAACACGGCCAAGACACGTCCTAGTTGCCTTCTGCCCGGCCACCCGCCAGCGCGTCCAGCGCCAGGTTCAGGCGCAGCACGTTGACGTGCGGTTCGCCGAACAGGCCCAGTTGCGGTCCTTCCACGTGCTCCTCCACCAGCAGGGCCACGGCCTTGATGGGCAGGCCGCGCGCGGCGGCCACGCGGGCCACCTGCATGGCGGCTCCCTGCGGGCTGACGTGCGGGTCCAGCCCGCTGGCCGAGGCGGTGACCATGTCCGGGGGCAGGGGGGCCTTCCAGTCCGGGTTTTCCGCGCGCAGGGCGGCGGCGCGGGCCTGCATGGCCTCTGCCAGCGCACGGCTGGTGGGACCAAGGTTGGACCCGCCGGACGCCGAGGCGTCGTAGCCGCCTTCTCCTGCGGCAGAAGGTCTGCCGTGGAAGTACCCGGCCCCGGTGAAATGCTGGCCGATCAGGGCGGACCCCGTTACCCGGCCGTCCGCCACCCCACTCTCGGGCATCACGGGCGAGCCGTTGGCCTTGTGGGGCAGCAGGGCCTGCGCCGCACCTGTCACCAGTACAGGGTACGCGCCGCACAGCAGGGCCGCAAGCAGCAGGGTGACCGCGAGGGATTGTCTGACAAGGGTGAGCATGACCTTCTCCTTTGCCTGCCGCTACACCAGCCCGAGGGCGGTGATCAGCAGGTCGATGCACTTGATGCCGACGAACGGGGCCACCAGCCCGCCCAGCCCGTAGACCAGCAGGTTTGTGCGCAGCGCATGCGCCGTGCCGCGCGGGCGGTAGCGCACCCCGCGCAAAGCCAGCGGGATGAGCGCCACGATGATCAGCGCGTTGAAGATCACGGCGGAGAGCACGGCGCTTTCCGGGCTGGACAGGCGCATCACGTCCAGCGCGCCCAGTTGCGGCAGCGATGCGGCGAACAGCGCGGGAATGATGGCGAAGTACTTGGCCACGTCGTTGGACACGCTGAAGGTGGTCAGCGCCCCCCGCGTGATCAGCAGTTGCTTGCCGATCTCCACGATTTCTATGAGCTTGGTGGGGTCGGAATCCAGGTCGATCATGTTGCCCGCCTCGCGCGCGGCCTGGGTGCCGGTGTTCATCACCAGCCCCACGTCCGACTGGGCCAGCGCGGGCGCGTCGTTGGTGCCGTCGCCGGACATGGCCACCAGCCGCCCGCCCTTTTGCAGGTCCACGATGAGGTGCAGCTTGTCTTCCGGCTTGGCCTCGGCAAGGTAGTCGTCCACGCCCGCCTCGGCGGCGATGGCCTGCGCCGTCAGCCGGTTGTCGCCGGTGATCATCACCGTGCGGATGCCCATGGCCCGGATGCGCTCGAAGCGGTCGCGCATGCCCGGCTTGACCACGTCCTTCAGGTGGATGACCCCCAGCACGCCCGCCACGGAAGAAGCCACCACCAGCGGGGTGCCGCCCTGGCTGGCGATGGCGTCGGCCAGGCGGTGGGCCTCCTCGTGCCGGGCGGCTCCGTTGCGGCTGGCTGCTTCGGGCAGATGCGATCTGTCCATTCCATCCGGCCCGTTCAGACCGGCCAGCCCATTCAAACCCGCCAATCCACCAACCCAGGCCAGCACCGCGTCGGTGGCGCCCTTGCGCAGTTGTTCGCCCGGCTGGTCGATGCCGCTCATGCGGGTTTGCGCGCTGAAGGGGATGCGGGTGATGTGCCCGTGCGCGGCGGGCGTGGCGTCGCCGCCCTGCTGCCGGGCCAGATCCACGATGGACCGGCCTTCCGGCGTTTCGTCGCCGGACGAGGCCAGCAGCGCGGCGCGCACCAGCTCCGTCCGGTCCACGCCGGACAGGGGCACGAAGTCGGCGGCCATGCGGTTGCCCAGGGTGATGGTGCCGGTCTTGTCCAGCAGCAGCACGTCCACGTCGCCCGCCGCCTCCACCGCGCGGCCCGACATGGCCAGCACGTTGCGGCGCAGCAGGCGGTCCATGCCCGCAATGCCGATGGCCGCCAGCAGCCCGCCGATGGTGGTGGGAATCAGGCACACCAGCAGGGCCACCAGCACCACCACGCCCAGATTCACGTCGTGAAACAGGGCGAACGGCTTCAGGGTGACCACGGCCAGCAGGAAGACGATGGTCAGCCCGGCCAGCAGGATGTTCAGGGCGATCTCGTTGGGGGTCTTCTGGCGTTCCGCGCCTTCCACAAGGGCGATCATCCTGTCGAGGAAGGACTTGCCCGGCTCCTGCGTCACGCGGATCACCAGCCGGTCGGACAGCACCGTGGTGCCGCCGGTCACCGCGCTGCGGTCGCCGCCGGATTCGCGCACCACCGGGGCCGATTCGCCGGTGATGGCCGATTCGTCCACGGCGGCGGCGCCTTCCACCACGGTGCCGTCGGCGGGGATCATCCGGCCCGCTTCCACCACCACCACGTCGTCGGGCAGCAGGGCCGAGGCGGAAACCTCTTCGGTGGCGCCGCCGCTGCGCAGGCGCAGGGCCGGGGTGTCGCGCCGGGCGTTGCGCAGGGTGTCGGCCTGGGCCTTGCCGCGCCCTTCGGCCAGCGCTTCTGCGAAGTTGGCGAACAGCACCGTGGCCCACAGCCACAGGCTGATCTGCCCGCCAAAGGCCGCGCGGGCCGACCACCCGTGCAGGGCAAGGTCGTGCAGGAAGGCGGCGGTGGTCAGCAGGCTGCCCGCACCCACCACGAACATGACGGGGTTTCTGGCCAGCACGCGCGGGTCCAGCTTGCGGAAGGCGTCCCGCACCGCGCGGCGGTACAGGGCGGGGTCGTGCGAGAGGGGGCGTGAACGTTTCATGGCGTTGGTACCTTCATCATCCAGCTAGTAGAGCTGATTTTCAATCATTTGCAGATGTTCCACGATGGGGCCCAGTGACAGGGCGGGCAGGTAGGTCAGCGCGCCCACGATGAGGATGACCGAGGCCAGCAGCAGGGCGAAGGTGGCGCCTTCCACGGGGAACGAGGCGTCGGTGACCGGGCGCGGCCTGCGCGCCGCCAGCGAACCGGCAACGGCCAGCATGGGCAGCATGACGCCGAAGCGTCCGATGAGCATGGACGCCGCCGTGGTCAGGTTGAACACGGGGCTGTTGACGGTAAGCCCGGCAAAGGCGCTGCCGTTGTTCTGCGCGGACGAGGTGTAGGCGTAGAGCAGTTCGGAGAAGCCGTGCGCGCCCGCATTGGCCATGGCCTGCGGCCCCCAGCCCACGGCGGCCAGCGCGGTGAAGCCCAGCAGGGGCAGGGCGGGCAGCAGCAGGGCGGCCACGGCCAGGGTCACCTCGCGCCCTTCGATGCGCTTGCCGAGGTAGTCCGGCGTGCGGCCCACCATCAGCCCGGCCAGGAACACGGTCAGGATGATGAACAGCACCATGCCGTACAGGCCGGACCCCACCCCGCCGAAGATGATTTCGCCCAGCTGCATGTTCAGCAGGGTCACCAGCCCGCCCAGCGGGGTCAGGCTGTCGTGCATGGCGTTCACCGCGCCGCACGAGGCGTCGGTGGTGACGACGGCGAACAGGGAGGAGGAGAAGATGCCGAAACGCACTTCCTTGCCTTCCATGTTCGGGACGGAGACGGAAACCGCCACGGGGACGGGGGCGCTGGCGGGAGGGGATGCGGGGGGCGAGGCGACGCCGGACGCGGCAATGGGCGCGGGCACGGAGGCGGCGGAGGTGGAAGGACCGGACGCGGCAGGGCTGCCCGTAGCCACGGCCTGCGCCATGGCCGGGGTGCCCCGGTATTCGAAGTGGGCGGTCAGCAGCGTGCCCGCCACGAACACGGCGGCCATCACGCCCCATACCGTCCAGGCGTGGCGGGGGCGGCGCACGGCGGCCCCCAGCGTGAAGACGAGGGAGCTCGGCAGCAGGAAAATGGCTAGCATCTGGATGAAGTTGGCGACGGCGGTGGGGTTTTCGAAGGGATGGGCGGCGTTGGCGTTGAAGAAGCCGCCGCCGTTGGTGCCCAGCATCTTGATGATTGCCTGCGAGGCCACGGGCCCCACGGCAATGGTCTGTATCGCGCCTTCCGGCGTTGCCACGGTGAACGAGGCGGCAAGGGTCTGCACCATGCCCTGACCCACCAGCAGCAGCGCGCCGGGCACGCACAGCGGCAGCAGCACGTACAGGGTGGAGCGCACCATGTCGGCCCAGAAGTTGCCGATGCCCTGCGCCTCGGTGCGGGCGATGCCGCGCACCACGGCCATGCACGCGGCCATGCCCACTGCGGCGGAGACGAAGTTCTGGTAGGTCAGCGCCACCACCTGCGAAAGGTGGCTCATGGCGGTTTCGCCGCCGTAGGCCTGCCAGTTGGTGTTGGTGACGAAGCTGACGGCGGTGTTCAGGGCCAGGTCCCACGACGGGGCGGGGAAGTGCTGCGGGTTCAGCGGCAGCACGTCCTGGAACAGCAGCACGCCGAAGGTCAGGCAGAAGCCCGCCAGGGTGAAGCCCAGCAGGCTTGCGGCGTAGCGTTGCCACGGTTGGTCGCTGGCGGGGTCGATGCCCGCCGCCGTGTAGATCAGCCGTTCCACCGGGCCGAGCAGGGGATGCAGCCAGGTGCGGCCACCTTCCAGCACGCGGTGGATGTAGCGGCCCAGCGGCGGCGAGGCGGCGGCCAGTATGCCGAGGAACAGGGCCAGTTGCAGATAGTCGCGCGGGGTCATGATGGTCTCCGGTATGGGGCGGTCCGACAGGGAGGTGCTTGTGCTCGGGAGGTGTTTCCGAATGAGGTTTTCCGTTCGTTGGCGAGGAAGGCGAGCGAGCCTCCCGGATGTCCACCGCGCCGCGTGCCCTTCTCGTATTCAACCGGGATGGCGGCGAAGTCTGTCGAAGCCAACGGGCGAAAAGGCCATTGGAAAGCACCCTCTAGAACTTGTCGGGTCGAAACAACGCGTACACGAGATAGACGAACAGGCCCGCCGCAAAGGCGATGCCGATGGCGTCGTACAGTTCCATGGTGCGCTCCGGCGCGCCCGGCAGGGCGCGGATGGAGGTGCGCGGGAGCCGTTCCTGCTTGTGTCGGCGGAAGACGGCGTACCCGGCCCGGCGGGTGCCGGACGTCACCGGTAGAGCATGCGGCGTGCCAAGGGAGGAGAGAAAGAGGAAATGCAGCAGTTACGGTGAGTTGCGTTGCGTGGCGCGAGCGGGGAAGGCGCGGCGGAGGGGGGAGCGGGATTACCTTTTGCAACGGGGATATTTCATTTTGTAATCCCGTGGCGAAGCCCCGGCAATGGAAATGACGGGCTGAGGCAGGCGGCGTCAGGCGGCGGCAAACGCAACCACAGGTCGATCATGGAGCGGCCTGGCGCTGTATGCGCCGGAGCGGATGCTTGCAAATCAAGTTTTCTTGATGTATGGATATCAAGGCATCCGGAAACGGTGTCCGGCGTGTGGAGAACCACCCGTCATACCTAAAGAAATTTTGCGCGGGAATCCCATGTCGGCAGCTCTCGACTACTTCAAGGCCCTTTCCGACGACACCCGAATGCGGCTCATGCACGTGCTGAACAAGCACGAGCTGAACGTGAACGAGCTGGTATCCATCCTCGAAATGGGCCAGTCGCGCGTGTCGCGCCACCTCAAGATCCTGACCGGGGCGGGGCTGCTGGTCTCGCGCCGCGACGGGTTGTGGGTGTTCTACGCCGCCCCGGCGGAAGGCGAAGGCCGCGACTTTCTGGACGCGGTGGCCCCGTTCATCGCCGAGGACATGACCCTGCAGGGCGACATGGCCATGGCCGAGAAGATCATCGAGGAGCGGGCGCTGAAGACCCGCCAGTTCTTCAATGCCATTGCCGAGGACTGGGACGAACTGAACCGCGAGGTTCTGGGCGGGTTCGACCTGGCGGGCGCGGTGGCGGATGCCATGCCTGCCGCCACGTCGGGCGGGTCTGATGGCACACCGGGCTGCCGCGTGGCCGTGGACCTGGGCTGCGGCACGGGTACCGTGCTGGAGCGCATGCTGCCCCGCGCGCAAGAGGTCATCGGCGTGGACGGTTCGCCGCGCATGCTGGAAATGGCCCGTCGCCGTCTGGCCGATGCCGGGCAGCGCGTATCGCTGCGCATCGGCGAACTGGACCACCTGCCCCTGCGCGACGGCGAGGCGGATTTCGCCTCCATCAACATGGTGCTGCACCACCTGTCGGAGCCGGTGGCGGCCCTGCGCGAGATTGGCCGTACCCTGCGCACCGGCGGGCTGCTGTTTCTCAGCGACTTCGACCACCATGACAACGAGCGCATGCGCACCGACTATGGCGACCGCTGGCTGGGCTTCGACCGGGCCGCGCTGACGGCCCGCCTTTCCGAGGCGGGCTTTGCCGTGCGCCGGGCTGACCTGCGCGAGGTGAGCAAGGGCCTGTCGCTGCACCTGATCGTGGCGGAGAAGTCGTAGGCGAACCGGCGCAGTTGGCCGGGGCTGGGACGGGGCTGAGCCGGTTCGGACAGAACCGGACGGCACCGGGCAGAACCGGGCAGCAGGAATCTGTCACCGATCGACAACTATACTCCCCCAACACGCCGTCCTCCTGTATGGTAGATGGAGCAGATTTCCGGGGCGCGCGCCGTGCCGCCGCCCCGCGCCTTACGGGTTTCACAAGGTTTTCATGTCTTGACGTTTCCCATGTTTTCCGGTGGACGGCCGCCCAGGCGGCACGCGACGACCCGCCCCGCTCCGCCGGACCCGCGCGCTCTGGAAGTCACCGGACCGCCGGGCGTCACCGAATGCTCCCCGGGCCGCATCCCGCATGCCGTGCCCGGCACACCGCAACAGCAACCGAATCCTTCCCTACGGAGGCACACATGACCGATGCCAAGCGGGCGCAAGCCCTGGACCTTTCCCTTGCCAACAAGGTGGCCGACATGGCCCTGGCCGACTTCGGCCACAAGGAAATGCAGCTTTCCGAGCGCGAAGTGCCGGGGCTGATGGAACTCATCCGCATGTACGGCGTCAGCAAGCCGCTGAAGGGCCTGCGCGTCACCGGTTCCCTGCACATGACCATCCAGACGGCCATGCTCATCAAGACGCTGTACGAACTGGGCGCGGACATCCGCTGGGCCTCGTGCAACATCTTCTCCACCCAGGACCACGCGGCGGCGGCCATTGCCGATTCCGGCATGGCCAAGGTGTTCGCCTGGAAGGGCGAAACGCTGGAAGACTACTGGTGGTGCACCGAAATGGCGCTGACCTGGCCCGACGGCAGCGGCCCCGACCTGCTGGTCGACGACGGCGGCGACGCCACCCTGATGATCCACAAGGGCGTCGAGGTGGAAGGCAATCCCGAACT
This genomic window from Nitratidesulfovibrio sp. SRB-5 contains:
- the kdpA gene encoding potassium-transporting ATPase subunit KdpA; this encodes MTPRDYLQLALFLGILAAASPPLGRYIHRVLEGGRTWLHPLLGPVERLIYTAAGIDPASDQPWQRYAASLLGFTLAGFCLTFGVLLFQDVLPLNPQHFPAPSWDLALNTAVSFVTNTNWQAYGGETAMSHLSQVVALTYQNFVSAAVGMAACMAVVRGIARTEAQGIGNFWADMVRSTLYVLLPLCVPGALLLVGQGMVQTLAASFTVATPEGAIQTIAVGPVASQAIIKMLGTNGGGFFNANAAHPFENPTAVANFIQMLAIFLLPSSLVFTLGAAVRRPRHAWTVWGVMAAVFVAGTLLTAHFEYRGTPAMAQAVATGSPAASGPSTSAASVPAPIAASGVASPPASPPASAPVPVAVSVSVPNMEGKEVRFGIFSSSLFAVVTTDASCGAVNAMHDSLTPLGGLVTLLNMQLGEIIFGGVGSGLYGMVLFIILTVFLAGLMVGRTPDYLGKRIEGREVTLAVAALLLPALPLLGFTALAAVGWGPQAMANAGAHGFSELLYAYTSSAQNNGSAFAGLTVNSPVFNLTTAASMLIGRFGVMLPMLAVAGSLAARRPRPVTDASFPVEGATFALLLASVILIVGALTYLPALSLGPIVEHLQMIENQLY
- the kdpF gene encoding K(+)-transporting ATPase subunit F, producing MTSGTRRAGYAVFRRHKQERLPRTSIRALPGAPERTMELYDAIGIAFAAGLFVYLVYALFRPDKF
- a CDS encoding ArsR/SmtB family transcription factor, which translates into the protein MSAALDYFKALSDDTRMRLMHVLNKHELNVNELVSILEMGQSRVSRHLKILTGAGLLVSRRDGLWVFYAAPAEGEGRDFLDAVAPFIAEDMTLQGDMAMAEKIIEERALKTRQFFNAIAEDWDELNREVLGGFDLAGAVADAMPAATSGGSDGTPGCRVAVDLGCGTGTVLERMLPRAQEVIGVDGSPRMLEMARRRLADAGQRVSLRIGELDHLPLRDGEADFASINMVLHHLSEPVAALREIGRTLRTGGLLFLSDFDHHDNERMRTDYGDRWLGFDRAALTARLSEAGFAVRRADLREVSKGLSLHLIVAEKS